In Burkholderiales bacterium, a single window of DNA contains:
- a CDS encoding type I polyketide synthase: protein MPATIHLKTHNPKIHFDNWNLKVVTENTPLKKSGRLVIGVNSFGFGGANAHVVLEGPEPQVEYSHAELGNELVPLIFSGKSWTALKAAAQQHSMFLERQHKKDLYDIAYSAALHRDWHEHRAVIFGSNPKSLAKSLAQFADGLAPELQVESGISLPAASRPVFVFTGNGSQWQGMGQHLLAKDLAFRAAVQKVDRLFKKYTDYSVAEELAGKSEKSSYELTEIAQPALFAMQVGLTQMLRQRGIVPAAVIGHSVGEVTAAWASGALSLAQAVKVLYHRSKFQGTTKGKGQMTAVRLGEEELRQLLGNVGLDFSLTVAGINSQRAVTVTGDPSQLALFEAALSDRKVFYKRLDLDYAFHSPAMDPIEADFQVALSDLQPKNSRIAFYSTVTGGLLAGIELGGNYWWRNIRQPVLFERAINSIQSSGFNVFVEVGPHPISQSYINDCLKDKGTEGRVISTLVRGDGGPDRVWSAASQIMIAGAPVDWKTFFPRRGKFMQLPNYPWQRERYWHSDSSESYGFLSRKKEHPYLGYRLHESEWTWENHIDTRLCPTLADHVVGDAVVFPGAGYAEMALAAAQFWHPGQLAEIEELQIRSPLLLSDSLSKTVRFSLNPTDGSFNISSRARLGKEPWIVNAVGRVLQDPQSVLLDQPCPTVPEYGRSLDSASHYASATAIGLRYGPAFQAIRNGRVDGQTATASIKIPDAIVSELPNVYLHPALLDSAFQLLMNVLHGEQSSDDKAAFVPIKLGRLIFRAGNAQPAVAWAQLTRRGPHSLTADIALFDDHGVAVAKVKDARFRRIHLHKDPADRLRYLNEYYLAKPHPLVPDAGTPLALDELSGTLCKSLQTLPLQKSSQLYAEEIEPLLDALCSSFAAQAFNTLFAGATDITRERIQAQIEKVPDAAPLLVRLLGMMEEDQIICSTESGWRYSASDSHPLPQQIWNSLVADHPDYFPVFHAVGCVGLHLESILAGRRAARAVYPRECTLAAPSHYTLGVDGTHSLVDAIISVAQQLLGKLPAGKQLRMVELSWGEESYASQILPVIETSRCSYTVATPSQDAMEHFRSLQDRFPSLNVQHLDLDAFRAAKNDSSNERFDLAIITNDSTTSVSTLEVLDCVKRMLKLGGTVILVGQHPSRWTDFVFGAQASWWVESASGAWTRRHGSAKRWQHELLEMGFCNVNRLELFPGASVGPYLLLAQGATTEKSPVDVDSPPARTWIVLADTDGYSEQLSQLLSKQLEKNGDNIICVTPGGELHALSKTNYRLDPCNPDHVGALLIQARNSFGRIDAIIHLIGLNRSFADEESNSILTRQVDRCAITAAIIQACEATNTTATCWLFTTRTSESLQSGDEQTPRVFRIHDGIDSALRGFGRTLMNEASGNAIRLIDLAQPEAIEHMVSALERELRYPDAETEIALNGKGERFVPRLRVEAHADGKVMFARNSMPSSTVRLGMQSPGQLRNLRWESHPRVSPAEDEIEIDVHATGLNFRDVMYAQGLLSDEAVENGFAGHTLGLEMSGIINRVGAKVQGFAPGDKVISFGPACFGNRAIAKASATVLKPSGVSFEAAATIPCVFLTAYYALHHLARLQEGEKILIHGAAGGVGIAAMQIAKWRGAEIFASAGSTEKTDFLKLFGADCTFSSRTLAFGDEILAITGGKGVDVVLNCLSGEAINRNLQVLKPFGRFLELGKRDFLDNTKIGLRPFRNNISYFGIDIDQLMQARPDLTQDVFREVIALFNDKVLHPLPYHAFDAAEIVDAFRYMRQSRHIGKITVTYRNGIVSQQSSHPTKRKLHLPATATYLVTGGLSGFGLKTAEWLTGKGARHLVLVSRRGPVLPEAQAAIATLRALGVEVHAVSCDVTDKNALSALLSEIRATMPPLRGLFHAAMVIEDGLIRNMSREQIHAVLAPKILGAQYLHQLTRGLDLDFFVLFSSATTLFGNPGQGNYVAANSYLEALAQSRRAAGLPALCVRWGAIGDVGFLARNEQIKKALEARMGGRMLTSELALDTLESLLLENRSGLGVLELDWTTLSRSLPTAHAPRYCEISRNAKSSAATDSDTENVQRLLTELGKEELGAVFIKMLKREVGEILQISAEKIDENKSVYDLGLDSLMGVELVTAIEARFGVNLPTLVLSESPTIAKLSEKIIVQLTSPQGNGETEPAAAIRSTVEQVASQHVADVDKETIDQVAQAVQSGELANTSRMIH from the coding sequence GTGCCCGCGACCATTCACCTAAAAACCCATAATCCAAAAATACATTTTGATAATTGGAACCTCAAAGTTGTTACAGAGAACACGCCGCTAAAAAAATCCGGGAGACTCGTCATAGGCGTCAATTCCTTCGGCTTCGGGGGGGCAAACGCTCATGTCGTCCTCGAGGGTCCTGAGCCTCAAGTTGAATACAGTCACGCAGAACTTGGTAATGAATTGGTGCCTTTGATATTTTCGGGAAAAAGCTGGACGGCGCTCAAAGCTGCGGCTCAACAACATTCAATGTTCCTTGAGCGGCAGCACAAAAAAGACTTGTACGATATCGCGTACAGCGCTGCATTGCATCGCGATTGGCACGAACATCGCGCGGTTATTTTCGGCTCAAATCCCAAATCTTTGGCAAAGTCACTCGCGCAGTTTGCGGATGGACTCGCGCCTGAACTTCAAGTTGAGTCAGGCATTTCGCTCCCGGCAGCCTCTCGCCCGGTATTTGTGTTCACGGGTAACGGTTCTCAATGGCAAGGCATGGGGCAACACCTTTTGGCCAAAGACCTTGCCTTTAGGGCTGCGGTGCAAAAAGTCGACAGACTTTTTAAGAAATATACCGACTATTCGGTCGCGGAGGAACTGGCTGGGAAAAGCGAGAAAAGTTCATACGAGCTGACTGAAATCGCTCAACCCGCACTATTTGCAATGCAAGTTGGATTAACCCAGATGCTTCGGCAACGGGGAATCGTACCCGCAGCCGTGATCGGCCACAGTGTGGGTGAAGTCACAGCAGCCTGGGCATCAGGGGCTTTGTCACTTGCGCAGGCGGTCAAGGTGCTTTACCACCGCAGCAAGTTTCAAGGCACCACCAAGGGCAAAGGACAGATGACTGCCGTAAGGCTTGGAGAAGAGGAACTGCGCCAGTTACTCGGTAATGTGGGACTCGATTTCTCCTTGACCGTTGCAGGGATCAACAGCCAGCGTGCGGTGACCGTTACAGGTGACCCTTCGCAATTGGCGCTGTTTGAAGCTGCATTAAGTGATCGCAAAGTGTTCTACAAGCGATTGGATCTCGATTATGCCTTTCATAGCCCGGCAATGGATCCGATCGAAGCTGATTTTCAAGTAGCACTGTCCGACTTGCAGCCCAAGAACAGCAGGATTGCGTTTTACTCCACGGTCACCGGCGGCCTACTGGCCGGCATCGAACTGGGGGGAAATTACTGGTGGCGCAATATACGCCAACCGGTGCTGTTCGAACGAGCCATTAATTCGATTCAGTCTTCGGGATTCAACGTTTTTGTCGAAGTCGGGCCTCATCCTATCTCGCAAAGCTATATCAACGACTGCCTGAAAGACAAAGGCACAGAAGGCCGCGTCATTTCGACGTTGGTGCGCGGCGACGGCGGGCCTGATCGCGTTTGGAGTGCTGCGAGCCAAATCATGATCGCCGGCGCGCCCGTAGACTGGAAGACCTTTTTTCCGAGGCGCGGGAAATTCATGCAGCTGCCTAATTATCCCTGGCAGCGGGAACGCTACTGGCATAGCGACAGTTCCGAGTCCTATGGTTTTCTCTCGCGAAAAAAAGAGCACCCGTATCTTGGCTACCGGCTGCATGAGAGCGAATGGACCTGGGAAAATCATATCGACACAAGACTCTGCCCTACGCTCGCGGATCACGTGGTCGGCGACGCTGTCGTGTTTCCCGGCGCCGGTTACGCCGAAATGGCGCTGGCCGCCGCCCAATTTTGGCACCCGGGGCAACTTGCCGAGATAGAAGAGCTGCAGATACGCTCCCCTTTATTGCTCAGCGATTCACTCTCGAAAACAGTCCGCTTCAGCCTGAACCCGACAGACGGTAGTTTCAATATCAGTAGCCGAGCCCGTCTTGGCAAAGAACCGTGGATCGTCAACGCCGTTGGCCGGGTGCTCCAGGATCCCCAAAGCGTTCTTCTCGATCAACCGTGTCCTACAGTGCCCGAATACGGCCGCAGTCTCGACAGCGCAAGCCACTACGCTTCGGCAACGGCAATCGGGTTGCGCTACGGCCCCGCGTTTCAAGCTATCCGGAACGGCCGCGTAGACGGTCAAACCGCCACAGCCAGCATAAAGATACCGGATGCAATAGTCTCGGAACTTCCCAATGTTTATTTGCACCCTGCCCTGCTCGATAGCGCATTCCAACTGCTCATGAACGTGTTGCACGGTGAGCAATCATCAGACGATAAAGCGGCGTTTGTACCCATCAAACTGGGACGCCTCATTTTCCGCGCCGGAAACGCGCAGCCCGCTGTAGCTTGGGCTCAACTGACAAGGCGCGGCCCGCATTCGCTCACCGCAGATATCGCCTTGTTCGATGACCACGGTGTGGCTGTAGCCAAGGTCAAGGATGCTCGTTTTCGAAGAATTCACTTGCACAAGGATCCTGCGGACCGGTTGCGTTATTTGAACGAGTATTATTTGGCCAAGCCCCATCCGTTGGTCCCCGATGCCGGTACTCCCCTGGCGCTCGATGAGCTTTCGGGAACTCTTTGCAAGAGCCTGCAAACGCTACCGTTACAGAAATCCAGCCAGCTCTACGCGGAGGAAATTGAGCCGCTGCTTGACGCGCTGTGCAGCAGCTTTGCCGCCCAGGCGTTCAACACCTTGTTTGCGGGCGCGACCGACATTACTCGCGAGCGCATTCAGGCACAGATCGAAAAAGTGCCCGACGCCGCTCCCCTGCTGGTGCGTCTGCTCGGGATGATGGAAGAAGATCAAATCATTTGCTCGACTGAATCCGGCTGGCGCTATTCGGCGAGTGATAGCCATCCTTTGCCGCAGCAGATCTGGAACAGCTTGGTCGCCGACCACCCGGATTATTTTCCAGTTTTCCACGCGGTTGGCTGTGTAGGGTTGCACCTGGAAAGCATCCTGGCGGGGCGTCGGGCGGCGCGGGCCGTCTACCCGCGTGAATGCACCCTGGCCGCCCCGTCGCACTACACTCTCGGCGTGGATGGTACCCACTCGCTCGTCGACGCAATAATTTCTGTCGCACAGCAGTTGCTGGGAAAACTGCCGGCGGGCAAGCAACTACGAATGGTCGAATTGAGCTGGGGCGAGGAATCATATGCCTCACAGATACTGCCTGTTATCGAGACCAGTCGCTGTAGCTACACTGTTGCAACGCCATCGCAAGACGCGATGGAACATTTCCGTTCCTTGCAGGATCGGTTCCCGTCTTTGAACGTGCAACACCTTGACCTGGATGCTTTCAGAGCCGCAAAAAACGATTCGAGTAACGAGCGTTTCGATCTAGCCATCATCACCAATGACTCCACCACTAGTGTTTCTACACTGGAAGTTCTAGATTGTGTAAAACGCATGCTTAAGCTTGGCGGTACGGTCATCCTTGTTGGGCAGCACCCCTCGCGTTGGACAGATTTCGTGTTTGGCGCGCAAGCTTCGTGGTGGGTAGAAAGCGCATCAGGCGCTTGGACTCGCCGGCATGGCAGCGCGAAAAGATGGCAGCACGAACTCCTGGAAATGGGATTTTGCAATGTGAACCGGCTGGAGCTCTTCCCGGGCGCAAGCGTGGGTCCGTATTTGTTATTGGCGCAAGGCGCGACGACTGAAAAAAGCCCAGTCGACGTCGACTCACCGCCGGCGCGGACCTGGATCGTGCTTGCCGACACGGATGGCTATTCGGAACAACTCTCGCAGCTACTGTCAAAACAACTCGAAAAAAATGGGGATAACATTATTTGCGTTACCCCGGGCGGCGAATTGCATGCGCTGAGCAAAACGAATTACCGGCTCGATCCATGCAATCCCGATCACGTCGGCGCATTACTAATTCAAGCCCGCAACAGTTTTGGCCGAATCGATGCAATTATTCATCTAATTGGGCTTAATAGGTCGTTTGCAGACGAAGAATCAAATTCCATACTTACTCGGCAAGTCGATCGCTGCGCAATTACGGCCGCCATCATTCAAGCTTGTGAGGCCACCAACACGACCGCTACCTGCTGGCTATTTACAACTCGCACATCGGAAAGCCTGCAATCAGGCGATGAGCAAACGCCGCGTGTATTTCGAATCCATGACGGAATTGACTCTGCGCTGCGAGGCTTTGGCCGCACCTTGATGAATGAAGCATCCGGCAATGCCATCCGTCTCATCGATCTTGCACAGCCCGAAGCAATAGAGCACATGGTGAGCGCACTGGAAAGAGAACTGCGCTATCCGGATGCCGAGACTGAGATTGCCCTTAATGGCAAGGGAGAGCGCTTCGTTCCACGCCTGCGTGTTGAGGCTCATGCAGATGGGAAAGTCATGTTTGCCCGTAATTCCATGCCGTCGAGTACCGTGCGCTTGGGAATGCAATCTCCGGGCCAGTTGCGCAATCTTCGCTGGGAATCCCATCCGCGCGTTTCACCGGCTGAAGACGAGATTGAAATTGACGTGCATGCCACGGGTCTGAATTTCCGGGATGTCATGTACGCCCAGGGCCTGCTTTCTGACGAAGCGGTGGAAAACGGTTTTGCCGGTCACACGCTGGGTCTGGAAATGTCTGGCATCATTAACCGAGTGGGCGCCAAAGTGCAGGGTTTCGCGCCGGGAGATAAAGTAATCTCGTTTGGGCCGGCCTGTTTTGGCAACCGTGCTATCGCCAAAGCCTCGGCGACAGTACTCAAGCCGTCCGGCGTCTCATTCGAAGCGGCTGCCACTATTCCCTGCGTCTTCCTGACTGCCTACTACGCGCTGCACCATCTGGCCCGCTTGCAAGAGGGAGAAAAAATTCTGATACACGGTGCGGCCGGCGGCGTTGGTATCGCTGCCATGCAGATTGCGAAATGGCGCGGGGCGGAAATATTCGCTTCGGCAGGTTCCACGGAAAAAACGGATTTTCTCAAACTGTTTGGAGCGGATTGCACTTTTAGCTCTCGCACTCTGGCTTTCGGCGACGAAATACTGGCGATTACAGGCGGAAAAGGCGTCGATGTCGTGCTTAACTGTCTTTCGGGCGAGGCAATCAATCGGAACTTACAGGTACTCAAGCCCTTCGGGCGCTTCCTCGAACTCGGTAAGCGCGATTTCCTGGATAACACGAAGATCGGGCTGCGTCCCTTTAGAAACAATATCAGCTATTTCGGCATTGACATTGATCAATTGATGCAAGCACGTCCTGATCTGACGCAAGATGTGTTCCGCGAGGTCATCGCACTATTCAACGACAAAGTATTGCACCCGCTCCCGTATCATGCCTTCGACGCCGCAGAGATTGTCGATGCCTTTCGCTACATGCGGCAATCCCGGCACATTGGAAAGATCACCGTCACTTACCGCAATGGCATCGTTTCTCAACAGTCCTCGCACCCGACGAAACGCAAACTGCACTTGCCGGCGACCGCCACTTATCTCGTTACCGGCGGCCTAAGCGGATTTGGCCTGAAAACCGCCGAATGGTTGACCGGCAAGGGGGCTCGCCATCTGGTGCTCGTGAGCCGCAGAGGTCCTGTTCTACCCGAAGCGCAGGCAGCCATCGCCACACTACGCGCGCTCGGCGTTGAGGTCCACGCGGTCTCGTGCGATGTTACGGACAAAAACGCGCTTTCCGCCTTGCTTTCAGAAATCCGTGCCACCATGCCTCCGTTGCGCGGCTTGTTCCACGCGGCCATGGTGATCGAGGACGGACTGATCCGAAATATGAGTCGCGAACAGATTCACGCAGTCTTAGCGCCCAAAATTCTGGGTGCCCAATATCTGCATCAACTGACCCGCGGTTTGGATTTGGACTTTTTTGTCTTGTTTTCATCCGCAACCACGCTGTTTGGCAACCCCGGCCAAGGAAACTACGTGGCTGCCAACAGCTATCTTGAAGCCCTCGCCCAGTCGCGCCGCGCCGCCGGTTTGCCGGCATTGTGTGTGCGTTGGGGTGCCATCGGCGACGTCGGGTTTCTGGCGCGCAACGAACAAATCAAGAAGGCGCTGGAGGCGCGCATGGGCGGTCGCATGCTTACTTCAGAACTTGCGTTGGATACGTTGGAATCCCTGTTGCTTGAAAACCGCTCGGGCCTAGGCGTACTCGAGCTGGACTGGACGACCTTGAGCCGCTCCCTTCCCACCGCCCACGCACCGAGATACTGCGAAATATCCCGCAATGCCAAGAGTTCGGCCGCCACGGATAGCGACACCGAAAATGTCCAGCGTCTTCTGACGGAACTGGGCAAAGAGGAACTCGGCGCTGTCTTCATTAAAATGCTGAAAAGGGAAGTTGGAGAGATTCTGCAGATTTCTGCGGAAAAAATCGACGAGAACAAATCGGTTTACGATTTAGGCCTCGATTCCCTGATGGGCGTGGAACTGGTAACCGCCATTGAAGCACGCTTTGGCGTCAATCTCCCGACCTTGGTCCTGAGCGAAAGCCCGACCATTGCCAAACTGTCTGAAAAAATCATTGTTCAGTTGACGAGCCCGCAAGGTAACGGTGAAACCGAACCCGCCGCAGCAATACGCTCCACAGTTGAACAAGTTGCCAGCCAGCATGTCGCGGATGTTGATAAAGAAACGATCGATCAAGTGGCACAGGCAGTACAATCTGGCGAATTAGCGAATACATCAAGAATGATTCACTAA
- a CDS encoding aminotransferase class I/II-fold pyridoxal phosphate-dependent enzyme, producing the protein MTRKGFPELTAQVKEKLIQRALERRLRERDQPDPPPRSSQETALNGTIPEQYYRFQFHPGYQQLRIINEGASKLGIASPFFRMHDGTAGATTRIEGREYINFASYNYLGFSGDPYVTEAAKAAADRYGTSVSASRSVSGERPVHRKLEHLLAETYGVDDCVVFVSGHATNVTAIGYLFGPKDLILHDALVHNSVVQGIELSGAQRLSFPHNDWKTLDTMLSDQRRNFERVLIVIEGIYSMEGDYPDLPRFIEIKRKHFSFLMVDEAHSFGVMGETGLGIRQHFHLQGSDVDIWMGTLSKALAGCGGFIAGETALVENLKFLAPGFLYSVGMSPPVAAASAAALERLLQEPARVKTLQLRGRFFRDRARAAGINTGSSMGLAIVPAITGSSVMATRLSQALFEQGINVQPILYPAVPEKSARLRFFINCQHTEDQLERTVQALVRESAKL; encoded by the coding sequence ATGACGCGCAAAGGCTTTCCGGAATTGACCGCGCAGGTAAAAGAGAAACTTATCCAGCGGGCCTTGGAGCGCCGGCTGCGCGAGAGGGACCAACCGGACCCGCCGCCGCGATCCAGTCAAGAGACCGCTCTCAATGGAACCATCCCGGAACAGTATTACCGGTTTCAGTTTCATCCGGGTTATCAACAGTTGCGCATCATCAATGAAGGCGCCTCAAAGCTCGGCATTGCCAGCCCGTTTTTCAGAATGCATGACGGCACCGCTGGCGCCACAACGCGAATCGAGGGACGCGAGTATATCAATTTCGCCAGTTATAACTATCTTGGTTTTTCCGGCGATCCTTATGTCACCGAGGCCGCGAAGGCGGCCGCTGATCGTTATGGAACTTCTGTTTCTGCGAGCCGTTCCGTCTCCGGGGAGCGCCCGGTCCATCGCAAACTGGAGCACCTTCTCGCCGAAACATATGGCGTCGATGACTGCGTAGTGTTTGTCAGCGGGCACGCGACCAATGTCACGGCAATTGGCTACCTGTTCGGACCGAAGGATCTCATCCTGCACGATGCGCTGGTCCACAACAGCGTAGTCCAAGGGATAGAGCTTTCGGGTGCCCAGCGCCTCTCATTTCCGCACAACGACTGGAAAACGCTTGACACCATGCTCTCCGATCAGCGCCGCAATTTTGAGCGCGTCCTGATCGTCATTGAGGGTATCTACAGCATGGAAGGAGACTACCCCGACTTGCCGCGGTTCATCGAAATTAAGCGCAAACATTTTAGTTTTCTGATGGTGGACGAAGCTCACTCTTTCGGTGTGATGGGGGAAACGGGGTTAGGCATCAGGCAGCATTTTCACTTGCAGGGCAGCGACGTTGACATCTGGATGGGCACCCTCAGCAAAGCCCTGGCCGGCTGCGGCGGTTTCATTGCCGGCGAAACGGCGCTGGTTGAGAATCTGAAGTTTTTGGCACCCGGATTTCTCTACAGCGTCGGGATGTCGCCGCCCGTGGCCGCAGCATCGGCGGCCGCACTTGAGCGCTTGCTGCAAGAGCCCGCGCGCGTAAAAACCTTGCAACTACGAGGCCGATTTTTCAGAGACCGCGCGCGCGCCGCCGGCATCAATACCGGATCGAGCATGGGATTGGCCATTGTTCCCGCCATCACGGGCAGTTCGGTCATGGCGACACGCTTATCCCAGGCGCTCTTTGAACAAGGCATTAACGTGCAGCCTATTCTGTATCCAGCCGTTCCCGAGAAATCCGCCCGCCTGCGCTTTTTCATTAATTGCCAGCACACCGAAGATCAACTTGAACGCACGGTTCAAGCGCTCGTCCGCGAATCCGCTAAGCTTTGA